Within the Malassezia vespertilionis chromosome 3, complete sequence genome, the region CTGCTCCAAGTCGGCCACACTGGCGcaacgcgctgcagcacggccTGGCATTGCTGCGAGTACAGCTTGTGCAATCGATGCCAGAGGCTGCACTGCTGGATGCACATGCACGAAAGTCTGCACACGATCATGCATGGTGTGCTGACGACGGAGCAGCGCTGTTTGCAGAGCGACTCAAGTATGCCGTGGCAACTTCGTTCCTGCTTACGTCGCAGCTCTCCATTTCCATGTACGGCCAAGACAAGGAGCAAAAGAAGCAGAAACACATGCCCAGCCATACAATGACCAAGCATACAGACGACCGATACGCGGTGCAAGCGAGCATTGCAGACCCTGTCCCGATGCtgatgctcggcgccgcagtTGCGGTGGTGCTTGgatgcattgcgctgcacatccCATTTCCTGTGATGCTCCTGTGCCTGgttgcgctggatgcgaCTACGACATTTTTTCCGCACGTCCCATCGGCACTGCGCGGCCCGCGCACGATGCGGTTCTCCCTCTCGCAGACACCGGACAGTGCGAGGCCGAGATATTTGGCCGCAGGCGAACCTACACCATCGTGGGTCGTCGAcgagcgtttgcgcctgcaggAGGAGACGCTACTATGCACAGAGCGGCTAATCGCGGCCGCTTATGCGCTCGATCGCACCATGaatgcgtgcattgcagcaATCCAGGAAGTGGAGCTGGTTTCGCGCGGGTACAGTTTGTCGAGTCCGCTGCCCCCCATCTCGCGCTTGGAATCGCTATATACCCTATCTACATCCACCTCAGAAATGCTGTCGAGTGCGGAGCTGCATGCGTCTCCCAGCCGCATTCACAGCGCCGTGTATCCCCAACGGCTTACTGTACTGCGCAAGACATTGCTTGATACACTGGAGACCATCACATACCATTCgattgcagcgcgcgatatCTTGGTCCCGCTATGCTATGCCGCAGATACGGAGACGATAGAAGAGCTCTCCGAGCTTCGGAAGAAGTCGCGCATGGAACCAACGACTACATGGAcgtcggtgcgcgcgccagggAATACTACGCCTCGCATGCGTTCTCTCTTTGCGCAGGCCACGCCGCCGAATCGGGGCGCCAATACACGCCAGTGTATACCGCTCGCGTCGCCCGTGACTCCTTCACGGAACAGTCCCGATATAcacacgcaccgcgcatcCAGCACCGATACCCACGCACGCCAAATGATGCACGGTAGTGGCAGCGATACGGAGGAGACGTGCGCAGTACACACACCCAGCAAACTGGCTGCggaaatgcgccgcgatcgcTTGTCGCTTGCGTGCCTGAAAGCAAAATTCGAGCACATGCATCTCGTGCGCAGGTCCATGCTTTACCActtcctcgcgctcgacttTACGATGCAGTCTCCAGTCACTATCTATCGCGTAGAGGGGCATCCTGAGCAGGTGTCCCTGACGGCGTATTGGGACTCAACcgtggtgcgccgcgttcTGCAGCCGCTCGCACAGGTTATGGAGGAAAGTGCAAcgcatttgcgcacgcttcTCGAGCACAGCATGGGCGAGACACTTGGGATGGACGATGCAGTGTTGCCCGATAcaaacggcgcagcgtTCCTTCATCAGCATCTTGGCCTCACCGACCGCATGGCGGAAATGGGACGCACACTGCGCACGGTCCAATGCAAGCTGCGGGCGTGTGTTGAGGATCTTGCAATCCCACCGCCGCCCGCATTGCACGGTGTTGGGCATGAAATGCGCTATGTACAAAAGGGGAGCGACGTGCGCCAGACGCAGCGTACGTTTGACAGTATCCGCAACGATCTCTTGGCAATGTCGTCCGAGTGGGAGGCCGCGCTCCGTATCATGGAGATGGCcaacgcgccgccgcagccaaAGACGCCCAagacgccgccgcagccaaAGACGCCATGCCAAGATTCGGGTCCCGACACGGACGACTGTACAGATGCAGCCGTTTTCAAGACCGACAAAAAGTACTCGCTCGACAATCTTTCACTCATACAGCTTCTTGTCGACTCAACAAGCCCGGATTCGTTGCCAATGCCGGGAGATGAAGAAGTGTTTGAAAGCACGACGCAGGCCAAACCAGCGAGAAGCGTGCTCCCACG harbors:
- a CDS encoding uncharacterized protein (TransMembrane:1 (i151-180o); COG:S; EggNog:ENOG503PKK3), whose translation is MAEPIVDDGPLASYLADIAKKGKEHDNPLGKVPAVPAPSRPHWRNALQHGLALLRVQLVQSMPEAALLDAHARKSAHDHAWCADDGAALFAERLKYAVATSFLLTSQLSISMYGQDKEQKKQKHMPSHTMTKHTDDRYAVQASIADPVPMLMLGAAVAVVLGCIALHIPFPVMLLCLVALDATTTFFPHVPSALRGPRTMRFSLSQTPDSARPRYLAAGEPTPSWVVDERLRLQEETLLCTERLIAAAYALDRTMNACIAAIQEVELVSRGYSLSSPLPPISRLESLYTLSTSTSEMLSSAELHASPSRIHSAVYPQRLTVLRKTLLDTLETITYHSIAARDILVPLCYAADTETIEELSELRKKSRMEPTTTWTSVRAPGNTTPRMRSLFAQATPPNRGANTRQCIPLASPVTPSRNSPDIHTHRASSTDTHARQMMHGSGSDTEETCAVHTPSKLAAEMRRDRLSLACLKAKFEHMHLVRRSMLYHFLALDFTMQSPVTIYRVEGHPEQVSLTAYWDSTVVRRVLQPLAQVMEESATHLRTLLEHSMGETLGMDDAVLPDTNGAAFLHQHLGLTDRMAEMGRTLRTVQCKLRACVEDLAIPPPPALHGVGHEMRYVQKGSDVRQTQRTFDSIRNDLLAMSSEWEAALRIMEMANAPPQPKTPKTPPQPKTPCQDSGPDTDDCTDAAVFKTDKKYSLDNLSLIQLLVDSTSPDSLPMPGDEEVFESTTQAKPARSVLPRAERIRIMQEQRTNQLFTQTKDPAVMVTELKDVLSLRRVHATARDDSR